The Lysobacter enzymogenes DNA segment ATCAACGCCGTCCAGCGCAGCAACAAGTTTCGCTCACGTAGCTCAGTCGGTAGAGCACCTCCTTGGTAAGGAGGAGGTCGAAGGTTCGATTCCTTTCGTGAGCACCATCTTCAAGCGGTACCTGGCTGCTTTACCGACAGCCAACGCGACACATAGACCAAACACGAGAAGCGATAGCCATGGCCAAGGGTAAGTTCGAGCGCACCAAGCCGCACGTGAACGTCGGCACGATCGGTCACGTCGACCACGGCAAGACCACGCTGACGGCCGCTCTGACCAAGGTCGGCGCCGAGCGTTTCGGTGGCGAGTTCAAGGCGTACGACGCGATCGACGCGGCGCCGGAAGAGAAGGCTCGCGGCATCACGATCTCGACGGCTCACGTCGAGTACGAAAGCCCGAACCGTCACTACGCCCACGTGGACTGCCCGGGCCACGCCGACTACGTGAAGAACATGATCACGGGTGCGGCGCAGATGGACGGCGCGATCCTGGTGTGCTCGGCCGCTGACGGCCCGATGCCGCAGACGCGCGAACATATCCTGCTGTCGCGTCAGGTCGGCGTGCCGTACATCGTCGTGTTCCTGAACAAGGCCGACATGGTGGACGACGCCGAGCTGCTCGAGCTGGTCGAGATGGAAGTGCGCGAGCTGCTGTCGAAGTACGAGTTCCCGGGCGACGACACCCCGATCATCCACGGTTCGGCCCGTCTGGCGCTGGAAGGCGACCAGAGCGACATCGGCGTGCCGGCGATCATCAAGCTGGTCGAGGCGCTGGACAGCTTCATTCCGGAGCCGGAGCGCGCGATCGACAAGCCGTTCCTGATGCCGGTGGAAGACGTGTTCTCGATCTCGGGCCGCGGCACCGTGGTGACCGGCCGTATCGAGCGCGGCATCATCAAGGTGGGCGACGAAATCGAAATCGTCGGCATCCGTCCGACCCAGAAGACCACGGTCACCGGCGTCGAGATGTTCCGCAAGCTGCTGGATCAGGGCCAGGCGGGCGACAACGCGGGCCTGCTGCTGCGCGGCACCAAGCGCGACGACGTGGAGCGCGGCCAGGTGCTGGCGAAGCCGGGTTCGATCACCCCGCACACCGAGTTCGAGGGCGAGGTGTACGTGCTGTCGAAGGACGAAGGCGGCCGCCACACCCCGTTCTTCAAGGGCTACCGTCCGCAGTTCTACTTCCGCACCACCGACATCACCGGCGCGTGCCAGCTGCCGGAAGGCGTCGAGATGGTGATGCCGGGCGACAACGTGAAGATGGTGGTCACGCTGATCAACCCGGTGGCGATGGACGAAGGCCTGCGCTTCGCGATCCGCGAAGGCGGTCGTACCGTCGGCGCCGGCGTGGTGTCGAAGATCGTCAAGTAATCGTTGCACCCCGCGGCGGCCCCAGGGTCGCCGCAGGCCGCGAACGGCGGGCCGGCAACCCGGTCCGCCTTCGTTGTTTAGGGCGCCCTGTTTCGTGGCGACCGGTTTTCGATGACAATGGCCGGCCGGCGGCTCTGCCCCTTGAAGGGCGCCGATCCGGACCCGAGATTTCAGACGTACGCCAGTAGCTCAATTGGCAGAGCAGCGGTCTCCAAAACCGCAGGTTGGGGGTTCGAGTCCCTCCTGGCGTGCCACCTATTACCGAGCCGGTTCGGACGACCCGGCGACTGGCAAGCCATTGAAAGGGCCGCGCAGGATGGGCGGGCTTTCGCGAGGGAATCGCCCTGAGAATGAACAGCAAGGCCGAACAGCACAAATCCAGCGGCGGCAACGCCGGCGACCTCGTCAAGTACGTGCTGGCCCTCGCGCTGGCCGCCGGCGGGGTGTTCGCCTATATCTGGTTCGAGAACTGGAGCGGCCCGTTGCGCGCCGCCGTGGTCGTGGCCGGTCTGGTCGCGGGCGCCGCGGTGTTCATGTTGTCGGCCAAGGGCGCCCAGACCCGCGAGTTCCTGTCCGAGTCGCGCTTCGAGCTGCGCAAGGTGGTCTGGCCGACCCGCGACGAAGCCCTTAAGACCACCTGGGTGGTCATGGTTGCGGTGCTGATCCTGAGCCTGATCCTGTCCGGTTTCGACTGGGTGATCCAGGCTGCGGTCAAGTTCCTGCTGGCGCGCTGAGGACGCTGAGGAGATGACCGAGTTGAATACGCAAGAAAACAAGCGCTGGTACGTGGTCCACGCCTATTCCGGCTTCGAGAAGTCGGTGGCCCAGGCCCTGCGCGACCGCATCGTCCGCTTCGAGATGACCGACCGCTTCGGCGAAGTGCTGGTCCCGACCGAAGAGGTCGTGGAAATGCGCTCCGGCCAGAAGCGCCGCTCCGAGCGCAAGTTTTTCCCGGGCTATGTCCTGGTCCAGATCGCCACTCACGACGAGGCGGGCATTCCCCGCATCGACAGCGAGAGCTGGCACCTGATCAAGGAAACCCCGAAGGTCATGGGTTTCATCGGCGGCACCGCCGACCGCCCGCTGCCGATCCAGGACGTCGAGGCCGACCGCATCCTGCAGCGCGTTCAGGAAGGCGTCGAAAAGCCGCGTCCGAAGGTGCTGTTCGAGCCGGGCGAGATGGTCCGCGTCATCGACGGCCCGTTCGTCGACTTCAACGGCGTGGTCGAAGAGATCAACTACGAAAAGAGCCGCCTGCGCGTCGCGGTGCTCATTTTCGGCCGCTCGACCCCGGTCGAGCTGGAATTCGGCCAGGTCGAAAAGGCCACCTGAGCCGGGTGGGGCGCCCGCGCCGGCCCCGCCGGCCGGCTGCGCCCTACGCCCCAAAACCTGATATAGTGTGCGGCTCGCTACCCGGCAGGGTGGCAGCCTCAACCGACCAGCCGCCCCGGATCAATCCACGGGCGGCTGTTCGCGCGACAGAAAACGCGATGCCGGAACGCGCGATTTCCGGCCCGATGGGGAGCCTGGGGTCTTAAGGCGCTAGCACCCGGAGAGCACATCAATGGCAAAGAAAGTAGTCGGCTACATCAAGCTGCAGGTCAAGGCCGGTCAGGCCAACCCCTCGCCGCCGGTCGGTCCTGCGCTGGGTCAGCGCGGCCTGAACATCATGGAGTTCTGCAAGGCGTTCAACGCCGCGACCTCCAAGCTCGAGCCGGGTCTGCCGACCCCGGTCATCATCACGGCCTACTCGGACCGTACCTTCACCTTCGTCACCAAGTCGACCCCGGCTTCGGTGCTGCTGAAGAAGGCCGCCGGCATCACCTCCGGTTCCAAGCGCCCGAACACCGACAAGGTGGGCAAGGTCACCCGCGCCCAGCTGGAAGCCATCGCCAAGCAGAAGGAAGCCGACCTGACGGCGGCCGACCTGGATGCCGCGGTGAAGACGATCGCGGGCTCGGCCCGCAGCATGGGCCTGGTGGTGGAGGGTTAAGACATGGCAATGAACAAGCGCGAAAAGGCCATCAAGGCAGCCGTCGTTCCGGGTAAGGCGTACGCCTTCGAAGACGCGGTGAAGATCGTCAAGACCACCACCAAGGCCAAGTTCGTCGAGTCCGTCGACGTCGCCGTGCGCCTGGGCGTGGATGCGAAGAAGTCCGACCAGCAGGTGCGCGGCTCGACCGTGCTGCCGGCCGGCACCGGCAAGACCGTGCGCGTGGCGGTGTTCGCCCCCGCCGGCGCCAAGGCCGACGAGGCCCTGGCCGCGGGCGCCGAAGCCGTCGGCATGGACGACCTGGCCGAGAAGATGCAGGCCGGCGACCTGAACTACGACGTGGTCATCGCCACCCCGGACGCGATGCGCGTGGTCGGTAAGCTCGGCCAGGTGCTCGGCCCGCGCGGCCTGATGCCGAACCCGAAGGTCGGCACCGTGTCGCCGAACCCGGCCGAGGCGGTCAAGAACGCCAAGGGCGGCCAGGTCCGTTACCGCACCGACAAGGCCGGCATCATCCACTGCACCATCGGCAAGGTCTCGTTCGAAGACGGTTCGCTGAAGGACAACCTGCAGGCGCTGCTGATGGACCTGATCAAGGCCAAGCCGTCGACCTCCAAGGGCCAGTACCTGCAGAAGGTCTCGATCAGCTCGACCATGGGTCCGGGCGTGATCGTCGACCAGGCTTCGCTGACGCTCAAGTAATCGAATCACAGGAGTGAGCGAAGAGAAGTTGAGGAGTGAGCGAACAGCCGCATTCGCTCCCACTCGTTTCTCTCTTCTCCCAACTCGCTCCTAGCTTTTTGAGGGCATCGCCGAGGGGCAACCCGACGCGATAGCCGTCAAAGACCGCAGGCGCGGTCAGCGCGTACCGACGACGGGCACGGAAGCTCGACACGGCAAGGAGTCGCCGTCGGTGCAAGCGAGACCGCTTAATTCGGACTCTTCGGAGCCGTGCCGGCGCAGATGGTGCCCCTTACTGGAATTTTTTCAGGAAAGGCCACCACCCGGGACGCTTTCGGGCGTCCCCGGCGACAAGGACGGTCGCCGCCCAGGACCGCAAGCGGCAGGAGCCGCGAGCGGAGTCAATAAGGCTGGGAATGGGGAACGCGGATCGGGACGTCGGGCGGAGCGAAAGCTCGGTCCCCGGCGTCCGGCTCCCGCCCTCGATTCCCGGCTTTCGGAGGAGTGCAATGGCTCTCAATCTGTCTCAGAAGCAAGAAGTAGTCGCCGAGCTGGCAGAAGTCGCCGCGAAGGCCCACTCCTTGATTGCAGCCGAGTACGCGGGCATCACGGTCGGCCAGCTGACCGCGATGCGCAAGAAGGCTCGCGAAACCGGTGTGTACTTGCGTGTCGTCAAGAACACCCTGGCCTCGCGCGCCGTCGCCGGTACCGAATTCGAGTGCGTCCAAGACAAGCTCGTCGGTCCGCTGCTGTACGCGTTCTCGGTGGACGAACCCGGCGCCGCCGGCCGTCTGATCAAGGAATTCGCCAAGGGCAACGACAAGCTCAAGGCTCAGGTCGTCGCCGTGGGCGGTCAGGTCTATCCGGCCAGCCACGTCGAAGTCCTGGCCTCGCTGCCGACCCTGGACCAGGCGCTGTCGATGTTGGCGCGCGTGCTGTCCGAACCCGCCGCGATGTTCGCCCGCGCCGTCAAGGCCGTGGCCGACCAGCAGGGCGGCGGCGAAGTCGCAGCCGAAGCTCCGGCCGAAGCGGAACCGGCGTAATCGCCGCACCGTCTTCGCGACCGCTTCACTGAACCCGATTCGTAAGATCAAATTTTCCTGAGGTTAAACACAATGTCCCTGTCCAACGAACAGATCGTCGACGCCATCGCCGAAAAGAGCCTGATGGAAGTCATGGAACTCGTCCGCGCGATCGAAGAGAAGTTCGGCGTCTCCGCCGCCGCTCCGGTCGTCGCCGGCGTCGCCGCCGAAGCCGCCGCGCCGGTCGAAGAGCAGACCGAGTTCACCGTCGTGCTGAAGGCCGCCGGCGAGAAGAAGGTCGAAGTCATCAAGGCCGTCCGCGCCATCACCGGCCTGGGCCTGAAGGAAGCCAAGGACCTGGTCGAAGGCGCTCCGCAGAACGTCAAGGAAGCCGTCTCCAAGGACGACGCTGCCAAGATGAAGAAGGACCTCGAAGCCGCTGGTGCGACCGTCGAAGTCAAGTAAGCCGTACTTGCGTCGCCGGTTCGTATTGGCGACCAACCGAAGGCTGGGGGCGAAAGCCCCCGGCCTTTGGCCGTTGTAGCGGGATCGCGCATTCCGGATCGGTTCGAGGTTTTTTCTACGATCCGCGTCCCGTCGTCGTGAGTTGTCAGTCGGAAGTAGCGGGAGAAGGCGTGCTGGTGCCGGCAATACCAGCGACTTCCCACTGGCAATTTTTGCTTTTCAGTCATTAGTCCCCCGAACCGCGGACGCGCGGTTCGCCCGGAAAGCGCCGGCAAGCGGCTTTCCCGGCCCATTAGCTAATCGAGGCGGTAGCTCACCATGACCACAGCTTCCCAGAACTATTCGTTCACCGAAAAGAAGCGCATCCGCAAGGACTTCGGCAAGCGCAAGTCCATCCTCGAAGTACCCTTCCTGCTCGCGATCCAGGTCGATTCCTATCGCGAATTCCTGCAAGAGCACACCGACCCGGCCAAGCGCGCCGACCGCGGCCTGCACGCCGCGCTGAAGTCGGTGTTCCCGATCTCCAGCTACAGCGGCAACGCCGCGCTCGAGTACGTGGGCTACAAGCTCGGCGACCCGGTGTTCGACGAGCGCGAATGCCGCAACCGCGGGCTGTCCTACGGCGCTCCGCTGCGCGTGACCGTGCGCCTGGTGATCTACGACCGCGAGTCCTCGACCAAGGCGATCAAGTACGTCAAGGAGCAAGAGGTCTACATGGGCGAGATTCCGCTCATGACCGACAACGGCACCTTCATCGTCAACGGCACCGAGCGCGTCATCGTCTCGCAGCTGCACCGTTCGCCGGGCGTGTTCTTCGACCACGACCGCGGCAAGACCCACAGCTCGGGCAAGCTGCTGTACAGCGCCCGCATCATCCCCTACCGCGGCTCCTGGCTGGACTTCGAGTTCGACCCGAAGGACGCGGTGTTCACCCGTATCGACCGCCGCCGCAAGCTGCCGGTCACCGTGCTGCTGCGCGCGCTCGGCTACGGCAACGAGGAGATGCTGAACAAGTTCTTCGAGATCAACACCTTCCACATCATGCCCGAGGGCGTGCAGTGGGAGCTGGTCTCCGAGCGCCTGCGCGGCGAAACCCTGGACTTCGACCTGGCCGACGGCGACCGCGTGATCGTCGAGGCCGGCAAGCGCGTGACCGCGCGCCACGTCAAGCAGATGGAGCAGTCGGGCATCTCCGCCCTGGCCGTGCCGGACAGCTACCTGATGGGCCGCATCCTGTCGCACGACGTCGTCGACACCAAGACCGGCGAGCCGCTGGCCTCGGCCAACGACGAGATCAACGAAGACCACCTGCAGGCCTTCCGCAAGGCCGGCATCGACCAGATCGGCACGATCTGGGTCAACGACCTCGACCGCGGTCCGTACATCTCCAACACCCTGCGCATCGACCCGACCAAGACCCAGCTCGAGGCCCTGGTCGAGATCTACCGCATGATGCGTCCGGGCGAGCCGCCGACCAAGGACGCCGCGCAGAACCTGTTCCACAACCTGTTCTTCACCTTCGAGCGCTACGACCTCTCGGCCGTGGGCCGGATGAAGTTCAACCGCCGCATCGGCCGCAAGGAAACCATCGGCGCCTCGGTGCTGTACGACGCGAAGTACTTCGCCGACCGCAAGGACGACGAGTCCGCGCGCCTGCGCAACGAGCTGGGCGACACCTCCGACATCCTCGACGTCATCCGCACCCTGACCGAGATCCGCAACGGTCGCGGCGTGGTCGACGACATCGACCACCTCGGCAACCGCCGCGTGCGTTCGGTCGGCGAAATGGCCGAGAACACCTTCCGCGTCGGCCTGGTCCGCGTCGAGCGCGCGGTCAAGGAGCGCCTGTCGATGGCCGAGTCCGAAGGCCTGACCCCGCAGGAGCTGATCAACGCCAAGCCGGTGGCCGCCGCGATCAAGGAGTTCTTCGGCTCCTCGCAGCTGTCGCAGTTCATGGACCAGAACAACCCGCTGTCGGAAGTCACCCACAAGCGCCGCGTCTCGGCGCTGGGCCCGGGCGGCCTGACCCGCGAGCGCGCCGGCTTCGAAGTGCGCGACGTGCACCCGACCCACTACGGCCGCGTCTGCACCATCGAAACGCCGGAAGGCCCGAACATCGGCCTGATCAACTCGCTGGCGGTGTTCGCCCGCACCAACAAGTACGGCTTCCTCGAGACGCCGTACCGCAAGGTCGTGGACGGCAAGGTCACCGAGGACGTCGAGTTCCTGTCGGCGATCGAAGAGAACGAGTACGTCATCGCCCAGGCCAACGCGCCGCAGGACGACAAGGGCATGATCACCGCCCAGTTCGTCGCCTGCCGCTTCCAGGGCGAAACCCTGCTCAAGCCGCCGAGCGAGATCCACTTCATGGACGTCTCGCCGATGCAGACCGTGTCGGTCGCGGCCGCGCTGGTTCCGTTCCTGGAGCACGACGACGCCAACCGCGCGCTGATGGGCGCGAACATGCAGCGTCAGGCCGTTCCGACCCTGCGTTCGCAGAAGCCGCTGGTCGGCACCGGCATCGAGCGCGCCGTGGCGCGCGACTCGGGCGTGACCGTCAACGCGCTGCGCGGCGGCGTGATCGAGCAGGTCGACGCGGGCCGCATCGTGGTCAAGGTCAACGAGGAGGAGATCTCCGCGGTGACCGACGCCGGCGTCGACATCTACAACCTGATCAAGTACACGCGTTCGAACCAGAACACCTGCATCAACCAGCGTCCGCTGGTGAAGGTGGGCGACGTGATCGCGCGCGGCGACGTGCTGGCCGACGGTCCCTCGACCGACATCGGCGAGCTCGCGCTCGGCCAGAACATGCTGGTCGCGTTCATGCCGTGGAACGGCTACAACTTCGAAGACTCGATCCTGCTCTCCGAGCGCGTGGTCGAGGAGGATCGCTACACCACGATCCACATCGAAGAGCTGACCTGTTCGGCGCGCGACACCAAGCTGGGGCCGGAGGAAATCTCCGCCGACATCCCGAACGTCTCCGAGCAGGCGCTGAACCGCCTCGACGAGTCGGGCGTGGTGTACATCGGCGCCGAGGTCCGCGCCGGCGACATCCTGGTCGGCAAGGTCACGCCGAAGGGCGAGTCGCAGCTGACTCCGGAAGAGAAGCTGCTGCGCGCGATCTTCGGCGAGAAGGCCTCCGACGTTAAGGACAGCTCGCTGCGCGTGCCGCCGGGCATGGACGGCACCGTCATCGACGTGCAGGTCTTCACCCGCGACGGCATCGAGAAGGACAAGCGCGCCCGCCAGATCGAAGAGTCGGAAATCCGCCGGGTCAAGAAGGACTTCGACGACCAGTTCCGCATCCTCGAAGCGGCGATCTACGACCGCCTGCGCTCGCAGCTGATCGGCAAGACCGCCAACGGCGGCGCCGGCCTGAAGAAGGGCGACACCGTCACCTCGCTGGTGCTGGACGGCCTGAAGAAGACCGACTGGTTCACCCTGCGCATGAAGGACGAGGAAGCGATCGAGGCGATCGAGCGCGCGCAGAAGCAGATCGACGTTCACGCCAAGGAATTCGAACGCCGTTTCGCCGACAAGCGCGCCAAGATCACCCAGGGCGACGACCTAGCTCCGGGCATCCTCAAGACGGTCAAGGTGTTCCTGGCGGTCAAGCGCCGCATCCAGCCGGGCGACAAGATGGCCGGCCGTCACGGCAACAAGGGCGTGGTCTCGACCATCGTTCCGGTCGAGGACATGCCGTACGCGGCCGACGGCCAGACCGTCGACATCGTGCTGAACCCGCTCGGCGTGCCGTCGCGTATGAACATCGGCCAGATCCTCGAAGTGCATCTGGGCTGGGCCGCCAAGGGCCTGGGCCAGAAGATCCAGCGCATGCTGGAGGCGCAGCAGAAGATCGCCGATCTGCGCAAGTTCCTCGACGACGTCTACAACCACGACACCAAGGTGCACGGCCAGCGCGTCGACCTGAAGCAGTTCACCGATGAGGAACTGCTGCGTCTGGCGCGCAACCTGACCGACGGCGTGCCGATGGCGACGCCGGTGTTCGACGGCGCGGCCGAGTCCGAGATCAAGCGCATGCTCGAGCTCGCGGAACTGCCGAGCAGCGGCCAGACCGTGCTGCACGACGGCCGCACCGGCGAGGCGTTCGAGCGTCCGGTGACCATCGGCTACATGCACATGCTGAAGCTGAACCACCTGGTCGACGACAAGATGCACGCGCGCTCGACCGGTCCGTACTCGCTCGTCACCCAGCAGCCGCTGGGCGGCAAGGCGCAGTTCGGCGGCCAGCGTTTCGGCGAAATGGAAGTCTGGGCGCTGGAAGCCTACGGCGCGGCCTACACCCTGCAGGAAATGCTGACGGTGAAGTCCGACGACGTGCAGGGCCGCAACCAGATGTACAAGAACATCGTCGACGGCGAGTACGAAATGGTCGCCGGCATGCCGGAGTCCTTCAACGTGCTGGTCAAGGAAATCCGCTCGCTCGCGATCAACATGGAGCTGGAAGAGAACTGAGGCAAGCGCAGGCGACAGAGAGCCGGCGGCGAAGGGAATGGCGGCGTAACGCGCGATCCCTCCGCTCCTCCCGGCTCCCTCTCTCCCGCCCTGGTTTTTCCCTCGCTTCTCCCCGACGAATTCCTCCGATTGGAGTAAAGAAATGAAAGACTTGCTCAATCTCTTCAACCAGCAGCGTCCCGCGCTGGACTTCGACGCCATCAAGATCGCCCTGGCCTCCCCGGACCTGGTGCGCTCGTGGTCGTTCGGCGAAGTGAAGAAGCCGGAAACCATCAACTACCGCACCTTCAAGCCCGAGCGCGACGGCCTGTTCTGCGCCGCGATCTTCGGTCCGATCAAGGACTACGAGTGCCTGTGCGGCAAGTACAAGCGCATGAAGCACCGCGGCGTGGTGTGCGAGAAGTGCGGCACCGAGGTCACCCTGGCCAAGGTCCGCCGCGAGCGCATGGGCCACATCGACCTGGCCTCGCCGGTCGCGCACATCTGGTTCCTCAAGTCGCTGCCCTCGCGCATCGGCCTGATGCTGGACATGACCCTGCGCGACATCGAGCGCATCCTGTACTTCGAAGCGTACGTCGTGACCGAGCCGGGCCTGACCCCGATGGAACGCGGCAACCTGCTGACCGAAGAGCAGTACCTGCAGGCGCGCCAGGAGCACGGCGACGACTTCGAGGCCGCGATGGGCGCCGAGGCGGTCTACGACCTGCTGCGCACCATCGACCTGCAGGCCGAGATGCTGCAGCTGAAGGAAGAGATCGCCTCGACCAACAGCGAGACCAAGCTCAAGCGCCTGACCAAGCGGATCAAGCTGGTCGAAGCCTTCCTCGAATCCGGCAACCGTCCGGAGTGGATGGTCATGACCGTGCTGCCGGTGCTGCCGCCGGACCTGCGTCCGCTGGTGCCGCTGGAAGGCGGCCGTTTCGCGACCTCGGATCTGAACGATCTGTACCGCCGCGTCATCAACCGCAACAACCGCCTGCGCCGCCTGCTCGAACTCAACGCGCCCGACATCATTGTGCGCAACGAGAAGCGCATGCTGCAGGAATCGGTCGACGCCCTGATGGACAACGGCCGCCGCGGCCGCGCCATCACCGGCACCAACAAGCGCCCGCTCAAGTCGCTGGCCGACATGATCAAGGGCAAGCAGGGCCGGTTCCGCCAGAACCTGCTCGGCAAGCGCGTGGACTACTCGGGCCGTTCGGTCATCGTGGTCGGCCCGACCCTGCGCCTGCACGAGTGCGGCCTGCCGAAGAAGATGGCGCTCGAGCTGTTCAAGCCCTTCATCTTCGCCAAGCTGCAGCGCCGCGGTCTCGCCACCACGATCAAGGCCGCCAAGAAGCTGGTCGAGCGCGAAGAGGCCGAGGTGTGGGACATCCTCGAAGAGGTGATCCGCGAGCACCCGGTGCTGCTGAACCGCGCCCCGACCCTGCACCGCCTCGGCATCCAGGCGTTCGAACCGGTGCTGATCGAAGGCAAGGCGATCCAGCTGCACCCGCTGGTCTGCACCG contains these protein-coding regions:
- the nusG gene encoding transcription termination/antitermination protein NusG, coding for MTELNTQENKRWYVVHAYSGFEKSVAQALRDRIVRFEMTDRFGEVLVPTEEVVEMRSGQKRRSERKFFPGYVLVQIATHDEAGIPRIDSESWHLIKETPKVMGFIGGTADRPLPIQDVEADRILQRVQEGVEKPRPKVLFEPGEMVRVIDGPFVDFNGVVEEINYEKSRLRVAVLIFGRSTPVELEFGQVEKAT
- the rplA gene encoding 50S ribosomal protein L1 encodes the protein MAMNKREKAIKAAVVPGKAYAFEDAVKIVKTTTKAKFVESVDVAVRLGVDAKKSDQQVRGSTVLPAGTGKTVRVAVFAPAGAKADEALAAGAEAVGMDDLAEKMQAGDLNYDVVIATPDAMRVVGKLGQVLGPRGLMPNPKVGTVSPNPAEAVKNAKGGQVRYRTDKAGIIHCTIGKVSFEDGSLKDNLQALLMDLIKAKPSTSKGQYLQKVSISSTMGPGVIVDQASLTLK
- the secE gene encoding preprotein translocase subunit SecE yields the protein MNSKAEQHKSSGGNAGDLVKYVLALALAAGGVFAYIWFENWSGPLRAAVVVAGLVAGAAVFMLSAKGAQTREFLSESRFELRKVVWPTRDEALKTTWVVMVAVLILSLILSGFDWVIQAAVKFLLAR
- the rplJ gene encoding 50S ribosomal protein L10, coding for MALNLSQKQEVVAELAEVAAKAHSLIAAEYAGITVGQLTAMRKKARETGVYLRVVKNTLASRAVAGTEFECVQDKLVGPLLYAFSVDEPGAAGRLIKEFAKGNDKLKAQVVAVGGQVYPASHVEVLASLPTLDQALSMLARVLSEPAAMFARAVKAVADQQGGGEVAAEAPAEAEPA
- the rpoB gene encoding DNA-directed RNA polymerase subunit beta, with translation MTTASQNYSFTEKKRIRKDFGKRKSILEVPFLLAIQVDSYREFLQEHTDPAKRADRGLHAALKSVFPISSYSGNAALEYVGYKLGDPVFDERECRNRGLSYGAPLRVTVRLVIYDRESSTKAIKYVKEQEVYMGEIPLMTDNGTFIVNGTERVIVSQLHRSPGVFFDHDRGKTHSSGKLLYSARIIPYRGSWLDFEFDPKDAVFTRIDRRRKLPVTVLLRALGYGNEEMLNKFFEINTFHIMPEGVQWELVSERLRGETLDFDLADGDRVIVEAGKRVTARHVKQMEQSGISALAVPDSYLMGRILSHDVVDTKTGEPLASANDEINEDHLQAFRKAGIDQIGTIWVNDLDRGPYISNTLRIDPTKTQLEALVEIYRMMRPGEPPTKDAAQNLFHNLFFTFERYDLSAVGRMKFNRRIGRKETIGASVLYDAKYFADRKDDESARLRNELGDTSDILDVIRTLTEIRNGRGVVDDIDHLGNRRVRSVGEMAENTFRVGLVRVERAVKERLSMAESEGLTPQELINAKPVAAAIKEFFGSSQLSQFMDQNNPLSEVTHKRRVSALGPGGLTRERAGFEVRDVHPTHYGRVCTIETPEGPNIGLINSLAVFARTNKYGFLETPYRKVVDGKVTEDVEFLSAIEENEYVIAQANAPQDDKGMITAQFVACRFQGETLLKPPSEIHFMDVSPMQTVSVAAALVPFLEHDDANRALMGANMQRQAVPTLRSQKPLVGTGIERAVARDSGVTVNALRGGVIEQVDAGRIVVKVNEEEISAVTDAGVDIYNLIKYTRSNQNTCINQRPLVKVGDVIARGDVLADGPSTDIGELALGQNMLVAFMPWNGYNFEDSILLSERVVEEDRYTTIHIEELTCSARDTKLGPEEISADIPNVSEQALNRLDESGVVYIGAEVRAGDILVGKVTPKGESQLTPEEKLLRAIFGEKASDVKDSSLRVPPGMDGTVIDVQVFTRDGIEKDKRARQIEESEIRRVKKDFDDQFRILEAAIYDRLRSQLIGKTANGGAGLKKGDTVTSLVLDGLKKTDWFTLRMKDEEAIEAIERAQKQIDVHAKEFERRFADKRAKITQGDDLAPGILKTVKVFLAVKRRIQPGDKMAGRHGNKGVVSTIVPVEDMPYAADGQTVDIVLNPLGVPSRMNIGQILEVHLGWAAKGLGQKIQRMLEAQQKIADLRKFLDDVYNHDTKVHGQRVDLKQFTDEELLRLARNLTDGVPMATPVFDGAAESEIKRMLELAELPSSGQTVLHDGRTGEAFERPVTIGYMHMLKLNHLVDDKMHARSTGPYSLVTQQPLGGKAQFGGQRFGEMEVWALEAYGAAYTLQEMLTVKSDDVQGRNQMYKNIVDGEYEMVAGMPESFNVLVKEIRSLAINMELEEN
- the rplK gene encoding 50S ribosomal protein L11, translated to MAKKVVGYIKLQVKAGQANPSPPVGPALGQRGLNIMEFCKAFNAATSKLEPGLPTPVIITAYSDRTFTFVTKSTPASVLLKKAAGITSGSKRPNTDKVGKVTRAQLEAIAKQKEADLTAADLDAAVKTIAGSARSMGLVVEG
- the rplL gene encoding 50S ribosomal protein L7/L12 — its product is MSLSNEQIVDAIAEKSLMEVMELVRAIEEKFGVSAAAPVVAGVAAEAAAPVEEQTEFTVVLKAAGEKKVEVIKAVRAITGLGLKEAKDLVEGAPQNVKEAVSKDDAAKMKKDLEAAGATVEVK
- the tuf gene encoding elongation factor Tu; translated protein: MAKGKFERTKPHVNVGTIGHVDHGKTTLTAALTKVGAERFGGEFKAYDAIDAAPEEKARGITISTAHVEYESPNRHYAHVDCPGHADYVKNMITGAAQMDGAILVCSAADGPMPQTREHILLSRQVGVPYIVVFLNKADMVDDAELLELVEMEVRELLSKYEFPGDDTPIIHGSARLALEGDQSDIGVPAIIKLVEALDSFIPEPERAIDKPFLMPVEDVFSISGRGTVVTGRIERGIIKVGDEIEIVGIRPTQKTTVTGVEMFRKLLDQGQAGDNAGLLLRGTKRDDVERGQVLAKPGSITPHTEFEGEVYVLSKDEGGRHTPFFKGYRPQFYFRTTDITGACQLPEGVEMVMPGDNVKMVVTLINPVAMDEGLRFAIREGGRTVGAGVVSKIVK